The stretch of DNA TACAATAGTAAAAAGTGGTGATAATCTGATTCTTGATGCAATCAATAATAAAATTTATATTAATCCTGATAAAATCATTATTCAACAATTAAAACAATTGCAAAGCAAGCATATTACTGAGAAAAAAGAGTTAGCTAGGATTAAAGATCTACCAGCAATTACTATCGACGGACATCAAGTAGAACTTGGTGCTAATATTGGAACGATACGTGAATTTACTAGTGCAGAGCATAATGGTGCAGAAGGGATTGGTCTTTATCGTACTGAGTACTTATTTATGAATCGTGATTCACTTCCAAGTGAAGAAGAACAATTCATAATTTATAAAACAGTCGTACAGTCAATACCTACTACTAGTTCTGTGATAGCACGTACTCTAGATATAGGTGGCGATAAAAACCTATCTTATATGTATTTACCAAAAGAAGAAAACCCATTCTTAGGTTGGAGAGCAATCCGTATTAGCCTTGATCGTCGTGAAATATTACATACTCAGCTGCGTGCTATTTTGCGCGCTTCTGCATTTGGTAAGTTAAATATTATGTATCCAATGATTATTTCTGTAGAAGAAGTGCGTACTTTAAAAGACGAGCTAGATATGTTAAAAAAACAATTGCATGAAGAAAATAAAAAGTTTGATGAAAATATTAAAGTTGGTATCATGGTAGAAACGCCTGCTGCTGCTCTAATTGCAAATCATTTATCCAAAGAAGTAGATTTTTTTAGTATTGGGACCAATGATCTAACACAATATACTCTTGCAGTTGATCGTAGCAATAAGTTAATTTCTCATCTTTATAATCCTTTTTCTCCGGCTGTATTAAAGCTAATTAAGATAGTTATCGATGCATCTCATTCCGAAGGAAAATGGACCGGTATGTGTGGTGAACTAGCAGGAGATGAACGTGCTACATTATTATTATTAGGTATGGGACTAGATAAATTTAGTATGAGTGCTATTTCTATTCCACGGATAAAAAAAATTATACGTCATAATAGTTTTGCTGATGCTAAGTTATTAGCTGAAGAAGCATTAACCCAACCAACGGCAGAAGACGTAATTAATTTAGTCCATAATTTTCGTTGCTAAAATACTTAAATAATATTTTTAGTACTAGTTGTATGAAGCTCTATCCATTAGATAGTTAATCAAATGGTATTTATAAGAACAACTAACTGATATTTTTTAATTAAGTTACTGGATTAAAAAATATCAGTTAGTTTATTTAATAAAAAATTATATTGCTTTGAAACAGCACTAAGTATTAGTTATAACTAGTTATCATATAATTAATCTTTTACTGATCAAAGATATTCGCTTATTTTCAACATTACTGAGTAGTAAATTATGACGAACCAATTAAGAGCAATTAAATACATATATACTATTAGTATTTGTAATTAAGTTAAAGATACACCAATACGTATAGCAACTTCTTCGTATGCTTCAATAACCCCGCCTAAGTTTTGACGTAAACGATCTTTATCCATTTTTTTCAAAGTTTTCTTATCCCATAATCGACTAACGTCTGGAGAAAACTCGTCACCAAGTATAATTTGGTTGTTAAATAAACCAAACTCAAGTTTAAAATCCACTAATATTATGCCTTTCTTATCAAAGATTTTTGTTAATATATTATTAGCATGCTTAGTCAGTTGTTGCATTCTTACTAAATTAGTATCACTTACCAAATTGAAAGTTGTACAGTATGAAGCGTTAATTATTGGGTCATGCATTGAGTCATTTTTAAAAAATAATTCTAATAGTGGGGGATTAAGAATCTGTCCTTCCTCTATACCTAAACGTCTTACTAGTGAACCAGCAGCTCGATTACGTATCACACATTCAACTGGAATCATATCTAGCTTCTTTACTAAAGTTTCATTATCAGATAACAACTGCTCTATTTGTGTAGGTATGCCTAGCTCTGCTAACTTATTCATAATAAAAAAATTAAACTTATTATTAATCATGCCTTTACGATCAAATTGTTTAATACACTGACCATCTAGTATTGAAATATCATTACGAAATTCTAGAATTAAAAAAGATGGGTGACTAGTATGATAAACTGTTTTTGCTTTACCACGATAAAACTCAGCTAATTTTTTCATCTATTAATTGACTCCTACAGAAAAATTTCTATTGAGAGATTATGCTAAAAATACTTTTTAATACTAGGTTCAGTACTATATGTAATTTATATTAACTTAGTCAGTTACGAGTATTTGTTAATTTAGTTATAGATATATTAGGCTAAAAATCAGAGTTGTATATTTTAAGTGACAGTAAAAAATTTTTTTGCCGAAATAAAAATTTCTTAATATATATTATAACTATTAGAATAATTTCTAATATTAATTAGATTACATATAAAAATTAGCAATTGGCTAAAACAGTAATCCGCATAAAAGTCATAGTTTAATTCTCTGAAATCTAATATGAGCTATAGCATTATTGTTTAGTTTATAACTAACTGAATTAATACCTTATCCTATTTAGTTATCAAATATAACTTACCTTATGTAATTGCAGATATGTTAAAATAAATAATATTATAAGATCGATTAATTCATCATTATAAAATATAATTTTTTATATTATTCTATCGAAAAGAACAACTAACACCATTAAACTTATTCAGTGCAAATTTCTATTAATAATAGATTTTTACCTAAAATGATTAACAAAAAATATTTGAACTATAAAGATGCAGGTGTAGATATTGATGCTAGTAATATATTTATTAAACGCATAAAAAATATCGTCCATAAAACTAAACGTCCCGAAGTTATGAATGAATTAGGTAACTTTAGTGCATTATGTGCTTTACCACAAAAGTACCATGAACCTATTTTAGTATCTAGCATCGATGGTGTTGGGACTAAATTACGCATAGCTATTGATCTCAAGCGATCTAATACTATTGGGATCGATCTAGTAGCTATGTGCGTTAATGATCTAGTTGTTAATGGTGCTGAACCTTTATTCTTTTTAGACTATTATGCTACGAGAAAACTTGATATAGATACAGCAACAGTAGTTATACAGAGTATTGCTGAAGGTTGCCAACAATCTGGTTGTGCGCTAGTTGGTGGTGAAACAGCAGAAATGCCTGGTATATACCAAGGTGAGGACTACGATATTGCTGGTGTTTGCATCGGAGTTGTTGAAAAAGCTAATATAATAGACGGTAGCAATATACAAAATGGTGATGCCTTGCTAGCCCTTGCATCTAGTGGACTACATTCTAACGGTTATTCGCTAGTACGCAAAATTATATCATGCTATAATATTGACCCTAATTCTATTCAGTTAGAAGGAAAATTACTAGCAGATCATTTACTTACTCCTACGCGTATATATGTTAAAACACTACTAGATCTAATAAAGCAGACTCAAGTAAATGCTATTATACATCTTACTGGTGGTGGTTTTTGGGAAAATATACCACGGATTCTACCAGTTAATACTCAAGCTATTATTTATGAAAATAGCTGGCAATGGCCAGCTATTTTCTGCTGGATACAACAGACTGGAAATATTAGCAATTATGAAATGTATCGTACTTTTAATTGTGGAGTTGGGATACTGATTATTATTCCTGCAAGTAGCAAAAAAAAGGTACTTAGTATACTATCTATACTCGGTGAAACTGCTTGGGTCATAGGTGAAATTCAGCAAAAAACAAGTGATAAACAGGTAATAATTTGCTCATAAAAAGGCTTGTAGTACTAATATCTGGTCAAGGAACTAACCTAAAAGCGTTAATTCAAGCCTGTCAGCAAAAAAAGTTAGCAGCACAAATTACCGCTGTATTGAGCAATAAAGCCAATGCTCAAGGATTAGCATATGCAGTAAACATGAATATACCTATACATACCTTAGATATTAATGATTTTACTGGAAGTAAGTCCTTTGATTATGCGTTGGCAGCAATAATTGATTATTATCAACCTGATATTGTAGTTCTAGCTGGCTATATGCGTATTTTATCAGCGGAATTTGTTTATCGCTACGCTGGGCGTTTATTGAATATCCATCCTTCACTCTTACCTTTATATCCAGGTTTGCATACTCACCGTAAAGCACTACAAAATGGTGATATTATACACGGAGCTTCAGTGCATTTCGTAACAAATATAGTAGATAGTGGTCCAGTTATATTGCAGGCACACGTTCCCATTTTATCTAACGATAACGAAATAACTCTAGCACAAAGAGTAAAAAATAAGGAACACGTAATCTATCCGCTAGTTATTAGCTGGTTACTAGCGGGTAGAATAGTACTACAAGAAAATACTGTATTTTTAGATGGTGTAGAACTACCCCCTACTGGTTACAATACTAATTTGCTTACTTTAAGTT from Baumannia cicadellinicola str. Hc (Homalodisca coagulata) encodes:
- the ptsI gene encoding phosphoenolpyruvate-protein phosphotransferase PtsI — protein: MISGILASPGIAFGKALLLKEDDIVINHKKITNNQVKQEIERFFIARAKASVQLEAIKNRVGITFGKEQEAIFEGHLSLLEDEELEHDIITMIKTDLVSADAAVYSVIETQAQALEKLKDEYLKERVTDVRDIGKRLLRNILNIPIIDLSTLNQEVILVAVDITPSETAQLNLDKVLGLITDLGGQTSHTSIMARSLEIPAIVGTTNITTIVKSGDNLILDAINNKIYINPDKIIIQQLKQLQSKHITEKKELARIKDLPAITIDGHQVELGANIGTIREFTSAEHNGAEGIGLYRTEYLFMNRDSLPSEEEQFIIYKTVVQSIPTTSSVIARTLDIGGDKNLSYMYLPKEENPFLGWRAIRISLDRREILHTQLRAILRASAFGKLNIMYPMIISVEEVRTLKDELDMLKKQLHEENKKFDENIKVGIMVETPAAALIANHLSKEVDFFSIGTNDLTQYTLAVDRSNKLISHLYNPFSPAVLKLIKIVIDASHSEGKWTGMCGELAGDERATLLLLGMGLDKFSMSAISIPRIKKIIRHNSFADAKLLAEEALTQPTAEDVINLVHNFRC
- the purC gene encoding phosphoribosylaminoimidazolesuccinocarboxamide synthase produces the protein MKKLAEFYRGKAKTVYHTSHPSFLILEFRNDISILDGQCIKQFDRKGMINNKFNFFIMNKLAELGIPTQIEQLLSDNETLVKKLDMIPVECVIRNRAAGSLVRRLGIEEGQILNPPLLELFFKNDSMHDPIINASYCTTFNLVSDTNLVRMQQLTKHANNILTKIFDKKGIILVDFKLEFGLFNNQIILGDEFSPDVSRLWDKKTLKKMDKDRLRQNLGGVIEAYEEVAIRIGVSLT
- the purM gene encoding phosphoribosylformylglycinamidine cyclo-ligase, which translates into the protein MINKKYLNYKDAGVDIDASNIFIKRIKNIVHKTKRPEVMNELGNFSALCALPQKYHEPILVSSIDGVGTKLRIAIDLKRSNTIGIDLVAMCVNDLVVNGAEPLFFLDYYATRKLDIDTATVVIQSIAEGCQQSGCALVGGETAEMPGIYQGEDYDIAGVCIGVVEKANIIDGSNIQNGDALLALASSGLHSNGYSLVRKIISCYNIDPNSIQLEGKLLADHLLTPTRIYVKTLLDLIKQTQVNAIIHLTGGGFWENIPRILPVNTQAIIYENSWQWPAIFCWIQQTGNISNYEMYRTFNCGVGILIIIPASSKKKVLSILSILGETAWVIGEIQQKTSDKQVIICS
- the purN gene encoding phosphoribosylglycinamide formyltransferase yields the protein MKRLVVLISGQGTNLKALIQACQQKKLAAQITAVLSNKANAQGLAYAVNMNIPIHTLDINDFTGSKSFDYALAAIIDYYQPDIVVLAGYMRILSAEFVYRYAGRLLNIHPSLLPLYPGLHTHRKALQNGDIIHGASVHFVTNIVDSGPVILQAHVPILSNDNEITLAQRVKNKEHVIYPLVISWLLAGRIVLQENTVFLDGVELPPTGYNTNLLTLS